Proteins from a genomic interval of Dendropsophus ebraccatus isolate aDenEbr1 chromosome 6, aDenEbr1.pat, whole genome shotgun sequence:
- the CCN6 gene encoding cellular communication network factor 6, with product MQWLLFTLLTAYYQLFVCSVEETANLVMKVDKAAESEVYQRREFCRWPCKCSLRRSCPLGVSLVKDGCGCCKICAKQLGESCNEAEVCDHHRGLYCDYSADAPKFEVGICKYIFAVGCELNGVLYQNGQSFHPSPFYTCLCISDTIGCTPTLDFKQSDSHCTDATGLTKKKSDLTNCALEKNPTMTDYKFIPVYKILPLVWKRKCLVQATSWSPCSKTCGMGISIRVTNENGKCEMRKDRRLCFLRPCNATLLSNVKIPKGKTCQPTFQDPQPIKLSLSECSTVRTYRPIYCGVCTDRRCCVPNKSKMITVHFQCPSEGSFSWKMMWVTSCVCQKSCTDPGDIFAHLKIL from the exons ATGCAGTGGCTTCTCTTTACTCTCCTAACCGCATACTATCAACTG TTTGTTTGCAGTGTTGAAGAAACTGCAAACTTGGTCATGAAAGTGGACAAAGCAGCAGAGTCAGAGGTCTATCAGCGGAGAGAGTTTTGTCGCTGGCCATGCAAATGCTCACTTAGGCGGTCATGCCCGCTGGGTGTAAGCCTGGTCAAAGATGGCTGCGGATGCTGTAAAATTTGTGCTAAACAACTTGGTGAAAGTTGTAATGAAGCAGAAGTATGTGATCACCACAGAGGTCTTTATTGTGACTACTCCGCTGATGCCCCCAAATTTGAAGTTGGGATTTGTAAAT ATATATTTGCTGTCGGCTGTGAACTCAATGGTGTGCTTTATCAGAACGGACAGTCTTTTCATCCCAGTCCCTTTTACACCTGTCTATGTATAAGTGACACAATTGGATGCACCCCTACACTTGATTTCAAACAATCTGATAGCCACTGTACAGATGCCACAGGACTCACAAAGAAAAAGTCTGATCTAACAAACTGTGCGTTGGAGAAGAACCCCACTATGACAGACTACAAATTTATACCAG tgtacaagaTTTTACCACTTGTCTGGAAAAGAAAATGTTTAGTACAGGCAACTTCATGGAGTCCCTGTTCGAAAACGTGCGGAATGGGCATATCTATAAGAGTTACCAATGAGAACGGCAAATGTGAAATGAGAAAGGACAGACGACTCTGCTTCCTGAGGCCGTGTAACGCAACTCTGCTAAGTAACGTGAAG ATTCCTAAAGGAAAGACCTGTCAGCCTACATTCCAAGATCCACAACCCATCAAACTGTCTCTATCTGAGTGCTCTACCGTGCGGACCTATCGGCCCATATACTGCGGGGTGTGCACAGATCGGAGATGCTGCGTCCCCAACAAATCTAAAATGATCACTGTCCATTTCCAGTGTCCTAGTGAGGGCTCATTCTCTTGGAAAATGATGTGGGTCACTTCTTGTGTTTGTCAGAAGAGCTGCACTGATCCTGGAGATATATTTGCTCATCTTAAAATCTTGTGA